AAAAAGGAAATAAAAAAAATATTATTTCTATTGCTATTAACTTTATCATTTAATTTACAGGCAGATCCATTTATCAGATTTGGAGAATTAGTGGTTAAACCTGAAAAAGTAGATGTGTATAGAGAAGCTATAAAAGAAGATATAGTTTATTCTATGAAACTTGAAAAAGATGTCTATACAATGGGGGCTATGCCTAAAAAAGATAAATTAAATGATTTCTATGTGATTGAAATATATAAAGATGCAGATTATGAAAAAGTACATAGAGAAATGCCACATTATAAAAAATTCTATGAAACTACAAAAGATATTTTTGATGATAAAAAAGGAATTGAAATTGTTCCCATATTTATCAATGAAGCAAAAGATAAATTTTCATTAGGTGATAATAATGTAGTTATAATCAGGAATTTAAAAACTTCTGAAACTGATATAAAAAATATAAAAGATATATTTTCAAAAAATTATTTATTAGAAAATTCAGAAGCAATATATGTGGCACAATTAAAAAATAGTCCACAAGAATGGGTAATAATAGAAGTATATAAAGATGAAAATTCTATGAAAAAAAGTCATTTAGAAGAAAA
This portion of the Fusobacterium simiae genome encodes:
- a CDS encoding putative quinol monooxygenase produces the protein MKKEIKKILFLLLLTLSFNLQADPFIRFGELVVKPEKVDVYREAIKEDIVYSMKLEKDVYTMGAMPKKDKLNDFYVIEIYKDADYEKVHREMPHYKKFYETTKDIFDDKKGIEIVPIFINEAKDKFSLGDNNVVIIRNLKTSETDIKNIKDIFSKNYLLENSEAIYVAQLKNSPQEWVIIEVYKDENSMKKSHLEENHKKYKEILDSIFTDNGTYLLDGNILENRGNLKFN